A part of Helicobacter himalayensis genomic DNA contains:
- the rsmI gene encoding 16S rRNA (cytidine(1402)-2'-O)-methyltransferase, with protein sequence MLSLVPTPIGNLYDITLRGLERLFEAEVILCEDTRIGKKLYMLLQERGLFKILTQAQTTQNKHFLSFHSHNQQEFLATLSQDFFMQKVVYISDAGMPCVSDPGAVLVNYCIRHNIEYDILPGASALNVAFASSGIESSNFYFGGFLPHKKNERKKILSFYARLKIPCIWYESPHRLLDTLQDIQEILPNAYICACKELSKLHQKRYFGNASEIIKNLQISSKIYGEWVLCVQNSAHYESVETFLQSPQGLNERADSQKDANLQYLCPQHSISVEDILALELSPKAKAKLLAKLTQKPIKLCYEEVLSHKGAR encoded by the coding sequence GTGCTAAGTCTTGTCCCTACACCCATTGGTAATTTATATGACATTACCTTGCGGGGTTTGGAGCGACTTTTTGAAGCGGAAGTGATTCTGTGTGAGGACACGCGCATAGGTAAAAAGCTCTATATGCTTTTGCAAGAGCGCGGGCTTTTTAAGATTCTCACTCAAGCGCAAACCACACAAAACAAGCATTTTCTCTCTTTTCACTCACACAATCAACAAGAATTCTTAGCCACACTTTCACAAGATTTTTTTATGCAAAAAGTTGTTTATATTAGTGACGCTGGAATGCCTTGTGTAAGCGATCCGGGTGCGGTACTTGTAAATTACTGCATAAGGCACAATATAGAATATGACATTTTGCCCGGAGCAAGCGCGCTTAACGTGGCTTTTGCTTCCAGCGGAATAGAATCTAGCAATTTTTATTTTGGCGGATTCCTACCGCACAAAAAAAATGAGCGCAAAAAAATTCTCTCATTTTACGCACGCCTTAAAATCCCCTGCATTTGGTATGAAAGCCCACACCGCTTGCTCGATACATTGCAAGACATACAAGAAATTTTGCCAAATGCCTATATTTGCGCATGCAAGGAACTTAGCAAATTGCACCAAAAACGCTATTTTGGAAATGCAAGTGAAATTATTAAAAACCTGCAAATAAGTAGCAAAATCTATGGCGAATGGGTGTTGTGCGTGCAAAATAGCGCACATTATGAAAGTGTGGAAACATTTTTACAAAGCCCTCAAGGGTTGAATGAGCGTGCAGATTCTCAAAAAGATGCGAATTTGCAATATTTATGTCCGCAACATAGTATTAGCGTTGAGGATATTTTAGCCCTTGAGCTTAGCCCAAAAGCAAAAGCAAAGCTCCTTGCAAAACTCACCCAAAAACCTATAAAGCTTTGCTATGAGGAAGTTTTATCCCACAAAGGGGCGCGATGA
- a CDS encoding TrmH family RNA methyltransferase, giving the protein MILFGKQPVMYALQYHNNLIEEILLAKTLPKEQFNALKKFGKPICVVDSKKAQALSHGRNHQGILARAKEFELSPLSALKNYTHLLALCGVSDVGNIGAMVRSGYGLGVEGVIIGDCHLAKSAIEGIVRTSAGAALDMPLCIIAHTLEVLNELKIAGFTLIGADKNGENLNTLLQNHQEMQQNHTQSAQIPQKSDKITALKSLDSSISDSYKAPLSSTQSLQKWVLFMGSENEGLHPKILKKMDMVLSIPMQRDFNSLNVAHAAVIILDRLLNRG; this is encoded by the coding sequence ATGATACTTTTTGGCAAACAACCTGTAATGTATGCGTTGCAATACCATAACAACTTGATTGAGGAAATTTTGCTCGCCAAAACCTTGCCAAAAGAGCAATTTAATGCATTAAAAAAATTTGGGAAGCCAATTTGTGTGGTGGATTCCAAAAAGGCGCAGGCACTTTCACACGGGCGCAATCATCAGGGAATCTTAGCGCGTGCAAAGGAGTTTGAACTTAGCCCTTTAAGCGCACTAAAAAACTATACGCATTTGCTCGCGCTCTGTGGAGTGAGTGATGTGGGGAATATCGGTGCAATGGTGCGTAGTGGCTATGGGCTTGGGGTAGAAGGTGTGATTATCGGGGATTGTCATTTGGCAAAAAGCGCCATTGAAGGCATTGTGCGCACGAGTGCTGGTGCGGCACTTGATATGCCATTATGTATTATTGCGCACACGCTGGAAGTGCTTAATGAACTAAAAATCGCTGGATTTACACTTATTGGCGCTGATAAAAATGGGGAAAATCTCAACACGCTTTTACAAAATCATCAAGAAATGCAACAAAATCACACACAAAGCGCGCAAATTCCACAAAAAAGCGATAAAATTACCGCTTTAAAATCTTTGGATTCTAGCATTTCAGATTCCTATAAAGCACCATTATCATCAACGCAGAGTCTGCAAAAATGGGTGCTTTTTATGGGAAGTGAAAATGAGGGCTTGCACCCAAAAATCCTCAAAAAAATGGATATGGTGTTAAGCATTCCTATGCAAAGAGACTTTAACTCGCTTAATGTCGCGCACGCAGCGGTGATTATACTAGATAGATTACTAAATAGAGGATAA